A stretch of the Arachis stenosperma cultivar V10309 chromosome 6, arast.V10309.gnm1.PFL2, whole genome shotgun sequence genome encodes the following:
- the LOC130935021 gene encoding 60S ribosomal protein L18, whose amino-acid sequence MGIDIKAGGKSKKSKRTAPKSNDIYLKLLVKLYRFLVRRTGSNFNAVILKRLFMSKVNKPPLSLSRLIKFMKGKEGKIAVVVGSVTDDIRVYEVPALKVTALRFTETARARIEKAGGECLTFDQLALRAPLGQNTVLLRGPKNSREAVKHFGPAPGVPHSHTKPYVRSKGRKFERARGRRNSKGFRV is encoded by the exons ATG GGGATCGATATTAAGGCTGGCGGCAAGAGCAAAAAGAGCAAAAGGACCGCACCCAAGTCCAATGATATCTACCTCAAGCTCCTCGTCAAG CTTTACCGCTTCCTTGTGAGGAGGACCGGCAGTAATTTCAATGCCGTGATACTGAAGCGCTTGTTCATGAGCAAGGTTAACAAGCCTCCGCTTTCTTTGTCACGCTTGATTAAGTTCATGAAGGGAAAG GAAGGTAAAATTGCCGTTGTAGTGGGAAGCGTAACCGATGATATCAGAGTGTATGAAGTTCCTGCATTGAAGGTTACTGCACTCAGGTTTACAGAGACTGCACGTGCTAGAATAGAGAAGGCTGGTGGTGAATGCTTGACATTTGATCAGCTTGCACTTAGGGCTCCTCTCGGACAGAACACG GTCCTTCTTAGAGGCCCAAAGAACTCCAGGGAAGCTGTGAAACACTTTGGTCCTGCTCCTGGTGTTCCTCACAGCCATACCAAGCCTTATGTACGATCTAAGGGAAGGAAGTTTGAGAGGGCTAGAGGAAGGAGGAACAGCAAaggatttagggtttaa
- the LOC130933560 gene encoding uncharacterized protein LOC130933560: METIQHRTVPVNGINMHVAEKGEGPVLLFLHGFPELWYTWRHQILALSSKGYRCVAPDLRGYGDTDVPESVSSYTCFHMVGDIVALIDSLGVDQVFLVAHDWGAMIGWYLCMFRPERIKAYVCLSVPLLRRHPTIKTVDGMRFLYGDDYYICRFQEVGEMEGQIAQVGTLNAMKNILTTRKTGPPILPKGQFGNGVNESTPETLPSWLTQDDLDYFVSKFDKTGFTGGLNYYRNLNLNWELTAPWSGTKIKVPVKFITGDMDMVYTSLGMKDYIESGLFKEEVPNLEEVIVQEGVAHFNNQEAAEDVTNHIYTFITKRSGNVCETGVCLSHFYPYFKFISFIHSFIHTAPNPSSHITNMETIEHKTLEVNGIKMHVAEKGEGPVVLFLHGFPELWYTWRHQILSLSSKGYRCVAPDLRGYGDTDAPSSVSSYTCFHIVGDIVALIDSLGVDQVFLVAHDWGAIIGWYLCMFRPDRVKAYVCLSVPFLPRNPNVKPVDAMRALYGDDYYICRFQEPGKAEAEFGKAKPEHVIKKMFCNRATGPPILPKQGMPSNPPSTTEIPLPNWLTQEDVAYFASKFEKTGFTGPLNYYRNMNLNWELTAAWTGVQIKVPVKFITGELDMVYTSPSIKQYIESGAFKRDVPNLQDVVVQQGVAHFNNQEAAVDVTNHIYDFINNF; this comes from the exons ATGGAAACCATACAGCACAGAACGGTGCCAGTGAATGGCATCAACATGCACGTTGCTGAGAAAGGAGAAGGCCCAGTGCTGCTCTTCCTCCACGGCTTCCCCGAGCTATGGTACACCTGGCGCCACCAGATTCTGGCTCTCTCCTCCAAGGGATACCGCTGCGTGGCGCCAGATCTCCGTGGCTACGGGGACACCGATGTTCCAGAGTCGGTGAGCAGCTACACTTGCTTCCACATGGTGGGAGACATTGTTGCGCTCATCGACTCACTTGGAGTGGATCAAGTGTTCCTGGTGGCTCATGACTGGGGCGCCATGATTGGTTGGTACCTCTGCATGTTCCGCCCGGAGAGAATCAAAGCATATGTATGCCTCAGCGTGCCTCTCCTGCGAAGACACCCTACCATAAAAACCGTTGATGGGATGCGTTTCTTGTATGGTGATGACTACTACATTTGCAGGTTTCAGGAAGTGGGAGAAATGGAAGGTCAGATAGCTCAAGTTGGAACACTCAATGCCATGAAGAATATCCTCACAACCCGCAAGACTGGCCCTCCCATCCTTCCCAAGGGACAGTTTGGAAATGGAGTCAATGAATCTACCCCTGAGACCTTGCCTTCTTGGCTCACTCAGGACGATCTCGATTATTTTGTCTCCAAATTCGACAAAACTGGCTTCACCGGTGGCTTGAACTACTACAGAAATTTGAACtt GAACTGGGAGTTGACGGCACCATGGAGTGGAACGAAGATAAAGGTGCCGGTGAAATTCATAACAGGtgatatggacatggtgtacACGTCGCTAGGGATGAAAGATTATATCGAGAGTGGGCTTTTCAAGGAAGAGGTGCCGAATTTGGAGGAAGTCATTGTTCAAGAAGGTGTAGCTCACTTCAACAATCAAGAGGCAGCAGAGGATGTCACTAATCACATTTACACCTTCATTACTAA GAGGAGTGGAAATGTGTGCGAAACAGGTGTATGCCTTTCCCatttctatccctacttcaaaTTCATTTCATTCATTCATAGTTTCATACACACAGCACCCaacccttcttctcacatcacAAACATGGAAACCATAGAGCACAAAACACTGGAAGTAAACGGCATCAAGATGCATGttgcagagaaaggagaaggcCCCGTGGTGCTCTTCCTCCACGGCTTCCCGGAGCTCTGGTACACGTGGCGCCACCAGATTCTGTCTCTATCCTCCAAGGGTTACCGCTGCGTGGCCCCGGATCTCCGCGGCTACGGAGACACCGATGCTCCTTCTTCAGTGAGCAGCTACACTTGCTTCCACATAGTGGGAGACATTGTTGCACTCATTGACTCGTTGGGCGTGGATCAAGTGTTCCTGGTGGCTCATGACTGGGGTGCCATAATCGGCTGGTACCTCTGCATGTTCCGCCCTGACAGAGTGAAAGCATACGTTTGTCTCAGTGTTCCTTTCTTGCCCAGAAACCCAAACGTGAAGCCCGTAGACGCCATGCGTGCCTTGTATGGAGATGACTACTACATCTGCAGATTCCAG GAGCCTGGGAAGGCCGAAGCGGAGTTTGGAAAAGCTAAGCCAGAACATGTGATCAAGAAGATGTTTTGCAATCGTGCCACTGGGCCACCAATTCTGCCAAAACAAGGGATGCCTTCAAATCCCCCCAGTACTACTGAAATTCCTTTACCTAATTGGTTAACTCAAGAAGATGTGGCTTATTTTGCTTCTAAGTTTGAGAAAACTGGCTTCACTGGACCTCTTAACTACTATAGAAACATGAACTT GAATTGGGAGCTGACAGCGGCATGGACTGGGGTCCAAATAAAAGTGCCGGTGAAGTTCATCACAGGTGAATTGGATATGGTATACACTTCCCCTTCGATTAAACAGTACATAGAGAGCGGTGCTTTCAAGAGAGATGTGCCAAATTTACAAGATGTGGTTGTGCAACAAGGGGTGGCTCACTTCAACAACCAAGAAGCTGCTGTGGACGTAACCAATCACATTTATGACTTCATTAACAACTTCTGA
- the LOC130935069 gene encoding uncharacterized protein LOC130935069 produces the protein MEGIEHTRVEVNGINMHVAVKGQGPVVLFLHGFPELWYSWRHQILALSHKGYRCVAPDLRGFGDTDAPASVDSYNCVHVVSDLVALIQSLQVEKVFLVAHDWGAIIGWYLCLFRPELVKAYVCLSVPFFRRNPTVPTVDSMRALYGDDYYICRFQEEGKVEADMAQVGAEYAIKNMLTNRRKGPPIFPKGEYGTAFNPDMKQDLPSWLTQQDLAYFVSKFEKTGFTGGLNYYRNFNKNWELTAPWSGAKIKVPVKFIAGELDSVYTSLGMEDYIESGGFKEDVPGLEEVIIQPGVAHFNNQETPHDITNHIYNFITKF, from the exons ATGGAGGGAATAGAACACACAAGAGTGGAAGTGAATGGCATCAACATGCATGTTGCAGTGAAAGGGCAAGGCCCGGTCGTGCTCTTCCTCCACGGCTTCCCAGAGCTCTGGTACTCCTGGCGCCACCAGATTCTCGCTCTCAGTCACAAAGGGTACCGCTGCGTGGCCCCCGATCTCCGCGGCTTTGGCGACACCGATGCTCCTGCTTCCGTGGACAGCTATAATTGTGTCCACGTTGTGAGTGACCTTGTTGCACTTATTCAGTCTCTTCAAGTCGAGAAAGTGTTCTTAGTGGCTCATGATTGGGGTGCAATCATCGGTTGGTACCTCTGCTTGTTTCGTCCTGAACTAGTCAAAGCTTATGTATGCCTCAGTGTACCTTTCTTCCGAAGAAACCCCACTGTTCCCACCGTTGACTCCATGCGTGCTCTCTATGGAGATGACTACTATATATGCAGATTTCAG GAAGAAGGGAAAGTGGAAGCTGATATGGCTCAAGTTGGGGCTGAGTATGCCATCAAGAACATGCTTACAAATCGCAGGAAAGGTCCTCCAATATTCCCTAAGGGAGAGTATGGAACCGCTTTCAATCCTGATATGAAACAAGACTTGCCTTCCTGGCTCACTCAACAAGATCTTGCTTATTTTGTCTCCAAATTCGAAAAGACAGGTTTCACCGGAGGATTGAATTACTATAGGAATTTTAACAA GAACTGGGAGCTGACGGCACCATGGAGTGGAGCGAAGATCAAAGTGCCGGTGAAATTCATAGCAGGTGAGTTGGACTCGGTATACACATCGTTAGGGATGGAAGATTATATTGAGAGTGGAGGTTTCAAGGAAGATGTGCCAGGCTTGGAGGAAGTCATTATTCAACCAGGAGTAGCTCACTTCAACAATCAGGAGACGCCACATGATATCACTAATCACATTTACAACTTCATTACCAAGTTCTGA